In Kordiimonas sp. SCSIO 12610, the following are encoded in one genomic region:
- a CDS encoding ABC transporter substrate-binding protein — MITKRYKLPMSWLIAANVSMFGISGSAYSIPFEANHSALLLKETNTIRVAGTFIPGVFDGGDSGLYNRLFQTVANEYSEKISFDMYPIRRAVKMMKDQEADCLFVANDSRDFHTQLGFPTDKLIFSDPVYVNRMKVYSRALDGNISAIADLKGANVAVSSGTYQGYWFQEHVPNSVNVTEVNDLKQAFDLLKIGRVDHVISFSLDAQLYLDSVSQSELFHSNADLDIVITRECIVCWGSEKSSQFINYVNQQINEAQLKQ; from the coding sequence ATGATTACAAAACGCTATAAATTGCCAATGTCATGGCTGATCGCTGCGAACGTATCAATGTTTGGCATTTCTGGGTCAGCCTATTCCATACCTTTTGAAGCAAATCATTCTGCCTTATTGTTAAAAGAAACCAATACGATCCGTGTGGCCGGTACATTCATCCCTGGTGTGTTTGATGGTGGCGATAGCGGTCTTTACAATCGATTGTTTCAAACCGTTGCAAATGAATATTCTGAAAAAATATCATTTGATATGTACCCCATCAGGCGCGCTGTCAAAATGATGAAAGATCAGGAAGCAGATTGCCTTTTTGTCGCAAATGATAGCCGTGACTTTCACACCCAATTGGGTTTTCCTACTGACAAGCTAATCTTTTCAGACCCGGTTTATGTTAACCGGATGAAAGTATATTCCCGCGCTTTGGACGGAAACATTTCAGCTATTGCTGACCTGAAGGGTGCAAATGTTGCTGTTAGCAGTGGAACCTATCAAGGTTATTGGTTTCAGGAACATGTTCCAAATTCGGTGAATGTCACCGAAGTTAATGATTTAAAGCAGGCGTTTGATTTATTAAAAATTGGCCGCGTGGACCATGTCATATCATTTTCACTTGATGCACAATTATATCTGGATAGCGTCAGCCAGTCTGAACTGTTTCATAGTAACGCTGACCTTGATATAGTGATTACACGGGAATGTATTGTCTGCTGGGGTTCAGAAAAATCATCTCAATTCATTAATTATGTTAATCAACAAATTAATGAGGCTCAGCTAAAGCAATAA
- a CDS encoding DUF2189 domain-containing protein has protein sequence MSDITVNQENKRPTMAKDFAMDLPITAPFDWLRRGVQDTFTSPISSLAYGFAVFLVSIAFVVALLKFGFSYILFPVIASFMVLGPMVAIGLYGKSRLLALGSQHITITDMISVKAKSPKALMLVSIVLLFVMTFWLRAAVMIYALFFGLEPFSGVEETINALLFTDTGRIMLLVGSIAGGALAALSFSLSAFSLPMLMNEKKDTMTAMALSVVIAWMNKPVAFLWGTIVLGFFLLSFATGFLGLIVIFPILGHATWHAYTDLRSDEALAAANP, from the coding sequence ATGTCAGATATAACCGTTAACCAAGAAAACAAACGTCCTACAATGGCAAAGGACTTTGCCATGGACCTACCAATAACCGCACCCTTTGATTGGTTAAGGCGCGGGGTACAAGACACATTCACGTCACCCATCAGTAGCCTGGCATATGGTTTCGCAGTCTTCCTCGTCTCAATCGCATTTGTGGTAGCACTTTTGAAGTTCGGGTTTAGTTATATCCTGTTTCCTGTGATTGCCAGCTTCATGGTTTTGGGGCCAATGGTTGCTATCGGCCTATATGGTAAAAGCCGCTTACTTGCACTCGGGTCTCAACATATCACCATCACAGACATGATATCTGTCAAAGCAAAATCACCCAAAGCCCTGATGTTGGTTAGCATTGTGCTCCTATTTGTTATGACCTTCTGGCTTAGAGCGGCTGTGATGATATATGCACTGTTTTTTGGTCTGGAGCCTTTTAGCGGTGTCGAAGAAACCATAAACGCACTCTTGTTCACCGATACGGGACGTATCATGCTTCTTGTCGGCAGCATAGCTGGCGGCGCCCTTGCAGCCCTCTCATTTTCACTGAGTGCTTTCTCGCTTCCGATGTTAATGAATGAAAAGAAAGATACCATGACCGCAATGGCGCTGAGTGTGGTGATCGCATGGATGAATAAGCCTGTAGCCTTCCTATGGGGTACAATTGTTCTTGGCTTCTTTTTATTAAGTTTTGCTACTGGTTTTCTTGGGCTGATTGTGATTTTCCCAATTTTGGGGCATGCAACATGGCATGCGTATACGGATTTGCGCAGCGATGAGGCGCTTGCGGCAGCGAACCCTTAA
- a CDS encoding alpha-hydroxy acid oxidase → MKLSNCHNFNDFRELARKQLPSPIFHYIDGAADDEVTYRRNTEAYESVDLVPNVLCGVDHVDMSVEVMGQKLDMPFYCAPTALQRLFHHEGERAVAKAATQFGTMFGVSSLATVTVEEIEQLAPGPKMFQFYFHKDRGLNDALLERARAANFNVMALTVDTITGGNRERDLRTGFTSPPRLTWSSLLSFARHPAWAWNFLTKDKFDMPHLSGHVDEGTDLAVSVGEYFSNMLDQSMNWRDAEKLCAKWGGHFALKGIMSVEDAKRAVDIGCTGIMVSNHGGRQLDGSRAPFDQLAEICDAVGDKVDVICEGGIQRGTHVLKALSVGAKAVSGGRYYLYALAGAGQGGVERALGNLRTEIERDMKLMGVTSLDQLNRDNLRWR, encoded by the coding sequence ATGAAACTAAGCAACTGTCATAATTTCAATGATTTCCGAGAGCTGGCACGAAAGCAATTGCCGTCGCCGATCTTCCATTATATCGACGGCGCTGCTGATGATGAGGTTACCTATCGCCGCAACACGGAAGCATATGAAAGCGTTGATCTGGTGCCTAATGTCCTTTGTGGTGTTGACCATGTGGATATGTCAGTGGAAGTCATGGGTCAAAAACTTGATATGCCATTTTACTGTGCCCCAACGGCCTTACAAAGGCTTTTTCATCATGAAGGCGAACGGGCTGTTGCGAAGGCCGCAACGCAATTTGGAACGATGTTTGGGGTATCTTCGCTAGCGACTGTTACAGTTGAAGAAATTGAGCAACTGGCACCTGGCCCCAAGATGTTTCAGTTTTACTTCCATAAGGATAGGGGGCTGAACGACGCGCTTCTGGAGCGAGCAAGAGCTGCCAATTTCAATGTCATGGCGTTGACAGTTGATACAATTACGGGCGGAAACCGTGAGCGCGATCTTCGTACAGGGTTTACCTCGCCGCCGCGGCTGACATGGTCGTCGCTTCTTAGTTTCGCACGACATCCCGCATGGGCATGGAACTTTTTGACTAAGGATAAGTTCGACATGCCCCATTTGTCGGGGCATGTGGATGAAGGAACGGACTTGGCTGTATCGGTCGGTGAGTATTTCTCCAACATGCTTGACCAATCGATGAACTGGCGAGACGCTGAAAAGCTCTGCGCGAAATGGGGAGGACATTTTGCCTTAAAGGGTATCATGAGCGTTGAAGACGCGAAAAGAGCAGTTGATATTGGTTGCACTGGCATCATGGTTTCAAATCATGGTGGCCGTCAGCTTGATGGGTCCAGAGCACCATTTGATCAACTTGCGGAAATCTGTGACGCAGTTGGCGATAAAGTCGATGTCATTTGTGAGGGCGGCATTCAAAGAGGCACTCATGTTCTCAAAGCCCTTTCGGTTGGGGCTAAGGCCGTTTCAGGTGGACGGTATTATTTGTATGCCCTCGCGGGTGCAGGGCAAGGCGGTGTTGAAAGAGCTTTGGGCAATCTAAGAACTGAAATCGAGCGTGATATGAAACTGATGGGTGTCACAAGTTTGGATCAGTTAAATCGAGATAACCTTCGTTGGCGTTAA